The Vulcanimicrobium alpinum sequence CGCGGACCGCGCGCTCGGCCTGCGCGATCCGCGTATCGCGTTCGTCGACGTCCGCGATCGCCGCTGCGAACGTCTCGCGCTGCGCGCCCACCTCCGCCAGCGTTCCGCCGTACTTCTTCTTCAGCCGGTCGAGCGCGTCGAGACGCGCGCTCAGCGCGTCGAGCTCCGCCGGGTCGAGTTCGATCGCTTCGCGCTCGCGGGCGATCCGCGCCGCAAGTTCGTTTGCGTCCGACTGCAGCGCGCCGGCGGCGGCGGCGAGTTCGGCGAAGCGTTCGCCGTAGCGCGCGAGCGCCGCGAGCCCGGACTCGGCTGCGCCGAGCGCGTCGACCGCACCGCCCTCGTCTTCGAGGGCCGCCGACGCCGCCGCGAGCGACGCCAGGATCCGTTCGGCGTCGGCGAGCACGTCGCGGCGCTCGCGCAGGCGTTCGTCCTCGTTGTCGTCCGCGATCGCCGCGGCGTCGATCTCGGCGAGCGCGAAGCGCGCGAACTCGATCCGCGCGAGCGCGCGGCCGTCGTCGTCGCGCAACGCGGCGAGCCGCGCGCGCGCTTCGCGCACGTCGTCGCAGCGTTCGCGTACGTCGTCACGAAGCGCGAGCGCCGGCGCGCCCGCGTAGCGGTCGAGGAGGTCGATCGCATAGGCGGGGGCGAGGAGCCGTTGCGCCTCGTGCTGCGAGACGATGTCGACGAGCGTTCCGATCGCGTCGCGCACCTGGCTCGCGCCGGCGGCGACGCCGTTGATCCGCGCCTGGGACCGGCCGCCGGCCAGCACCTCGCGGTGCACGATCACGTCGTCGTCGTCGGCGAGCGCGAAGCCGGCCGCGGCGAGCCGCGCGCGCAGCGCGGCGTCGGGCGCGATCTCGAGCGAGACGCGCGCGCGTTCCGCGCCGGCCCGCACCACGTCGCTCTCGGCGCGGCCGCCCAGCGCGAGCGCGAGGCCGCCGAGCAGCATGGTCTTCCCCGAGCCGGTCTCACCGGTGACGACGGTGAGGCCGGCGCCGAACTCGAGTTCGGCGCGCGCGATCAACCCGACGTTCTCGAGCGTGAGGCGCAGCAGCGTCACGGCCGGTGCTGCGCCCGTCACAGCGACTTGATCGGAACGCCCCATTGCAGTTTCTCTTCGAGCCGGGCGAAGAACGCTCCCGAGCGGACGCGCGCGAAACGTACGGGCGTGTCGGCGCGACGGATCGTGACGCGGTCTCCGGCCTGCAGGGGGCTCGCGACCATCCCGTCCGTTTCGAGGTTGGCGCGGGTGAGTTCGCCGTCGCAGGTGATCTCGATCGTCGCATCCGTCGGCACGAGCAGCGGGCGCGCGAAGAGCGTGTGCGGCATCAGCGCCGCGACGCCGATCGCTTCGACGCGCGGATGGATGATCGGGCCGCCGGCGCTCAGGAAGTACGCCGTCGATCCGGTCGGCGTCGCGACGATCACCCCGTCGGAGGGGATGTGCGCGACCATCTCGCCGTCGAGCGAGAGCCCGTACGGCGCGAGACGGGCCTGCTCGACGCGCCGGACGACCACTTCGTTCAGCGCGAAGTGACGCTCGCCGTGCCCGGCGACCTGCGCGTAGAGCGCGACGCGCTCTTCGACGCGCAGCGCGATCCCCGCGAACACGCGCGCCAGCGCCGCGAACCCTTCGTCGTTCGCTTCGACCTCGGTGAGAAAGCCGAGCCGGCCCGTGTTGACGCCGAGGATCGGGATTCCGAGCGGGTGCGCGATGCGGGCCGCGCGCAGGAGCGTCCCGTCACCGCCGACGGTGACGAACAATTGCGCTTCGCGGAGATCGCAGCGCGCGACGTCGACGTCGAGTTCCACGCCGGCGCCGTCGACCAGCGCGATCCGCACGTCGTGATCCGCGGCGATGCGCGCAACGTGGCGCGCCGTCTCCGCGGCGCGCGCGCGGATCGTGTTGACGTACAGCGCGATCGCCTTCACGAGGATCGTCCCGGGTCGTGCACCTGCGCGACCAGCGCGTCGAGGACGTCGTCGCTCACCTCCGCACCGCTCCGCCGCAGTTCGTAGAAAAACTCCGCGTTGCCGGCCGGGCCGCGCAGCGGCGAAACCGTCGCGCGCACGGCGCGCACGCCGGCCGCGCGCACCGCGTCGCGCACTTCGCGCAGCACCGCCGCGTGCACCGCTGCGTCGCGGACCACGCCGCCGCCGCCGAGCCGCTCGCGGCCGGCTTCGAACTGCGGTTTGACCAGCGCGACGATCGCACCGCAGTCGCGCAGATAGGCGACCGCGCGCGCGACGATCGTGCGCAGGGAGATGAAGGACGCGTCGACGACGATCAGGTCGAATCCGGCGGGGAACGCGTCGCCGGCGAGGGTGCGGAAGTTCGTCCGCTCGATCACCGTGACGCGCGGGTCGCCGCGCAGCTTCCACGCCAATTGCCCGTACCCGACGTCGAGCGCGGTTACGTGCCGCGCGCCGCGCTGCAGCAGCGCGTCGGTGAAACCGCCGGTCGAGGCGCCGACGTCGAGCGCGTCGAGCCCGGCGGGATCGATCCCGAAGTCGCGCAGCGCGCCGTCGAGTTTCTCGCCGCCGCGGCTCACGAAGCGCGCGGGTTCCTCGACCGCGACCGCGGCGCCGGCGCGCACGTGCGCGCCCGGCTTCGTCGCCGGGACGCCGTCGATGCGAACCTTCCCGGCAAGGATCAAGGCGCGCGCCTGCGAGCGCGTGATCCCGGCCTGCTCTGCGACCGCTGCATCCAAGCGGTTCGCCTCAGATCTCGATTTCGTCGTCATCGAGCGCGTCCTCGACGGGACGCGCGGGGGCGGCGTTGGCGGCGTCGATCCCCGCATGCGCGGTCTTCAGCAGACCTTCGCAGCGGCCGACCAGCTCGCGTCCCTCCTTGTACAGCGCGACGGCGCGCTCGAGATCGGGTTCTTCCGATTCGAGGATCTTCACGATCTGTTCGAGCCGCTGGAGCGAGCCTTCAAAAGAGGCCGATCTGTCGTCCGCCATCCGTCCCTTCGCGTTCGACGCGCGCGTGCAGGTGCCCGCGCGCGAGTTCTGCCGTGATCGTCGTGCCGGGCGGTGCGTCCGCCGCGTCCCGCAGCGGGCGCCCGTCCATCCCTCGCACGATGGCGTATCCGCGTTGCAGGATCGTTTCGGGGTTGTTGCCGTCGAGCGACACCGCGAGCGTGCGCAGCGTCGCGGCGCACCGCTCGAGCAGCCGGCGCAGCGCCGCGTCGAGTCCCGCCGCGGTCGCCTCGGAGCGGCCCGCGGCACGCGCGATGCGCAACGCGGGATCGACGCGACCCAGACGCTGCGCTGCGGCGGCGAGCCGCTCGCGGCGGCGCCGCAGCAGCGTCACGATCTCGCGCGCGAGACCGGCCCGCACCGCATCGAAGCGGCCGCGGCGCTGGGCCAGCCGCGCTGCCGGCCCGGCGGCGTTGAGCCGGCGCTCGTAGCGGTGCAGCGACTCGCGTTCGGCGCTCACGCGCTCGCGCGCTGCCGAGAAAAGCCGGCGGGCGCGCGCGTCGACGAGCTGCCGCCGCGACGATACGAGACGGTCGAGGTCGCGCGCGAGCGTCCGCCGCCGCTCGTCGACCATCCGCAGCAGATCGTCGCGGCGCGGGAGGAGCGTCTGCGCCGCGGCCGACGGCGTCGCGGCGCGCCGGTCGGCGACGAAGTCGGTCAGCGGCGCGTCGCCTTCGTGACCGATCGCCGAGACGGTCGGGATCGGCGACGCCGCGAGCGCGCGCACGACGCGCTCGTCGCTGAACGCGAAGAGGTCTTCGAACGAACCGCCGCCGCGCGCCAGCACGATCACGTCGACGTCGAGCCGCTCCGCGCGCGCGATCGCGGCGGCGATCTCGGGCGCCGCTTTTTCGCCCTGCACCGTGGTGGGCACGACGACGATCTCGACGTGCGGCGCGCGCTCGCGCGCCTGCGTCTCGAAATCGCGCGCTCCCTCGGCGCTGCGCGACGTCACCAGCGCGACGCGGAACGGAAAGCGCGGGAGCGCGCGCTTGCGTTCATCGGCGAAGAGTCCTTCGGCGGCCAGACGCGCCCTGAGCGTCTCGTAGCGCTGGTGAAGTGCGCCGGTTTCGCCTTCGGTGCGCACCTCGAGCACGCGCAGCTGATACGTCGACTTGCGCGGGAACGTCGTCACCGAACCGTAGGCGACGATCTGATCGCCGTTCGCCATCGCCGGGAACGCCGCCGCGGCCTCGCTGAACGCGACGCAGTTCAACAGCGCGTCGCGGTCCTTGAGATCGAAGTAGACGTTGCCGTTCGAGTTGGGCCGGTAGTTCGAGATCTCGCCGCTCACGCCGATGAGCACCAAGTGGCGATTGCCGGAAAGCAGTTTGTTGACGTAGTTCGCGAGCCGCGAGACCGCGACGACGCGCACGTCGGGCCGGCCTGCGATCACGGCGCGGTCGTCGGGTCGGTGAGCGGCGCCTGCACTTGGCCGTCGCCGATGGTGTCGGGTGCCGGCGTCAGCGGCTTCACCGGGGGCGGAATCGCTGGCTGCTGCACGGCCGCGACGGGCGCGGCCGGCGCGGCGGCCGGGACCGGCACCTGCGCGCGCCGATGCCGCGACGGCACTGCGTAGTCGTAGCCGCAGCCATGTCCGGGCTCGGTGCCGGTGAGGAAATACTCGGGCTTGCCGGTCTCGCACAAGCGCACCTTGCGGACTTCGCCCGACGGATACGCGAACTCGTGCTTC is a genomic window containing:
- the recN gene encoding DNA repair protein RecN; protein product: MGRSDQVAVTGAAPAVTLLRLTLENVGLIARAELEFGAGLTVVTGETGSGKTMLLGGLALALGGRAESDVVRAGAERARVSLEIAPDAALRARLAAAGFALADDDDVIVHREVLAGGRSQARINGVAAGASQVRDAIGTLVDIVSQHEAQRLLAPAYAIDLLDRYAGAPALALRDDVRERCDDVREARARLAALRDDDGRALARIEFARFALAEIDAAAIADDNEDERLRERRDVLADAERILASLAAASAALEDEGGAVDALGAAESGLAALARYGERFAELAAAAGALQSDANELAARIAREREAIELDPAELDALSARLDALDRLKKKYGGTLAEVGAQRETFAAAIADVDERDTRIAQAERAVREREAALAARAAELTALRADAAGALARAVRDELAALAMPAATLEVALEPLAEIGPHGGERAELRFAANPGELLRPLARVASGGELSRVLLALVVVLADRRERTALVFDEIDAGIGGATASAVGARLARLAENAQVVCVTHLAQIASFGDAHVALRKHARGEATTIEALPLDARGRTAEIARMLAGDERGVALEHAGALIDASRRTAQAARAR
- a CDS encoding NAD(+)/NADH kinase, coding for MKAIALYVNTIRARAAETARHVARIAADHDVRIALVDGAGVELDVDVARCDLREAQLFVTVGGDGTLLRAARIAHPLGIPILGVNTGRLGFLTEVEANDEGFAALARVFAGIALRVEERVALYAQVAGHGERHFALNEVVVRRVEQARLAPYGLSLDGEMVAHIPSDGVIVATPTGSTAYFLSAGGPIIHPRVEAIGVAALMPHTLFARPLLVPTDATIEITCDGELTRANLETDGMVASPLQAGDRVTIRRADTPVRFARVRSGAFFARLEEKLQWGVPIKSL
- a CDS encoding TlyA family RNA methyltransferase, giving the protein MDAAVAEQAGITRSQARALILAGKVRIDGVPATKPGAHVRAGAAVAVEEPARFVSRGGEKLDGALRDFGIDPAGLDALDVGASTGGFTDALLQRGARHVTALDVGYGQLAWKLRGDPRVTVIERTNFRTLAGDAFPAGFDLIVVDASFISLRTIVARAVAYLRDCGAIVALVKPQFEAGRERLGGGGVVRDAAVHAAVLREVRDAVRAAGVRAVRATVSPLRGPAGNAEFFYELRRSGAEVSDDVLDALVAQVHDPGRSS
- the xseB gene encoding exodeoxyribonuclease VII small subunit → MADDRSASFEGSLQRLEQIVKILESEEPDLERAVALYKEGRELVGRCEGLLKTAHAGIDAANAAPARPVEDALDDDEIEI
- the xseA gene encoding exodeoxyribonuclease VII large subunit, translating into MIAGRPDVRVVAVSRLANYVNKLLSGNRHLVLIGVSGEISNYRPNSNGNVYFDLKDRDALLNCVAFSEAAAAFPAMANGDQIVAYGSVTTFPRKSTYQLRVLEVRTEGETGALHQRYETLRARLAAEGLFADERKRALPRFPFRVALVTSRSAEGARDFETQARERAPHVEIVVVPTTVQGEKAAPEIAAAIARAERLDVDVIVLARGGGSFEDLFAFSDERVVRALAASPIPTVSAIGHEGDAPLTDFVADRRAATPSAAAQTLLPRRDDLLRMVDERRRTLARDLDRLVSSRRQLVDARARRLFSAARERVSAERESLHRYERRLNAAGPAARLAQRRGRFDAVRAGLAREIVTLLRRRRERLAAAAQRLGRVDPALRIARAAGRSEATAAGLDAALRRLLERCAATLRTLAVSLDGNNPETILQRGYAIVRGMDGRPLRDAADAPPGTTITAELARGHLHARVEREGTDGGRQIGLF